A single region of the Gracilibacillus caseinilyticus genome encodes:
- the yqfC gene encoding sporulation protein YqfC, whose product MKEKFMRALTRTFDLPSEVTLELPRITMIGSIHAYIENHQGLVVFSSQELLLKVHQGFVRVKGDEFVLKMMIDKDILLEGKIQDVTFEKDKA is encoded by the coding sequence ATGAAAGAAAAATTTATGAGAGCTTTAACACGTACATTTGATTTGCCTTCTGAAGTGACACTTGAATTACCTCGAATTACCATGATTGGTTCTATTCATGCATACATAGAAAATCATCAAGGACTAGTAGTATTTTCATCCCAGGAGCTGCTCTTAAAAGTACATCAAGGATTTGTCAGAGTCAAAGGGGATGAATTTGTATTAAAAATGATGATTGATAAAGATATATTGTTAGAGGGTAAGATTCAAGATGTTACCTTTGAAAAAGATAAAGCTTAA